AGAAACAAAGGATTATCTGCATCACTTATTAAATATATTATAGATAAATATGAAAGTGAGTACGATATTATTTATCTTTTTGCTAATGATAGTGTTTTAAACTTTTACCCAAAGTTTGGATTTAAGAAAGTTATTGAATGTGCTTATGAACTAGATACAAATCAGGTAAATAGAAAAGAAAGCTTGATAAAGAGACTTAGAGGCGATGATAAAAATGATTACAAAACCATATTAAGAATTGCAAAAGATAGACAACCTGTTTGTCAAAAGTTTGGAGTCATCAATGATATTTGGCCTTTACATATTTACTGTATGTATGAATATAAAGATGATATATACTACTTAGAAGATGAAGATGCTATAGTAATTACAAGAAGGGAAGATGGATGTTTACATCTATATGATGTATTAAGTCTAAAACCTATTGATTTAGATAGTATTGTAGAAAAAATTGTAATACCGAATGATAAAAA
This DNA window, taken from Clostridium estertheticum, encodes the following:
- a CDS encoding GNAT family N-acetyltransferase; the protein is MSNYIMISNYMNEDKYRISFNKLAMNTFKIDFESWYQKNLYYNRYLCFSYIYEDEVVANVSINKMNLLIEGQKKKALQLGTVMTHLNHRNKGLSASLIKYIIDKYESEYDIIYLFANDSVLNFYPKFGFKKVIECAYELDTNQVNRKESLIKRLRGDDKNDYKTILRIAKDRQPVCQKFGVINDIWPLHIYCMYEYKDDIYYLEDEDAIVITRREDGCLHLYDVLSLKPIDLDSIVEKIVIPNDKKIEFHFVPEINKYAVLKTFKEREDETFVITKNTSFNEALFPMTSHT